The Molothrus ater isolate BHLD 08-10-18 breed brown headed cowbird chromosome 9, BPBGC_Mater_1.1, whole genome shotgun sequence genome includes a region encoding these proteins:
- the NEXN gene encoding nexilin isoform X3 codes for MNDIAQKTEILLSSSKPVQKSYVPKLHKGDVKDKFEAMQKAREERNQRRSRDEKQRRKEQYVREREWNRRKQEMKELLGSDEEDDTKLTKTEKGYVPKLIGTVKGKFAEMEKQRQEEERKRTEEERKRRIEQDMIEKRKIQRELAKKAQEIDDFNNTGTESAAEEGDDSLLVTVVPVKSTRKMKIISENTGKERAEQRKTQDEEMALKDEEQNQLLKEPKCLSLVQGENENSETQDPLSPGKLKVTFEELERQRQENQRRQAEEEARQRLEEEKRAFEEARQRMINEGGDEESENAVKEFRPGKLRLSFEEIERQRREEEKRKAEEDARRRIEEEKRAFAEARKNMVLDDESPEMFKTFSQESLVPGKLEINFEELLKQKMEEEKRRTEEERRQKLEMERQEFQQLRQEMGELEEESETFELSKEYEELIKLKRSGSIQAKNLKSKFEKIGQLSQEEIQKKIEEERAKRRAMDKEIREREAEKFQEDDDVDVRPAMKSEAPFTHKVNMKARFEQMARAREEEEQRRIEEQKLLRMQFEQKEIDAALQKKREEEEEEEGSIINGSTCEDEDQARSGAPWFKKSLKNTSVVDGEPVRFTVKITGEPKPEVTWWFEGEMLQDSEDYQYIERGETYCLYLPETFPEDEGEYMCKAVNNRGSAASTCILTIESKS; via the exons ATGAATGACATTGCACAGAAAACTGAG ATTCTGCTTTCTTCATCTAAACCCGTCCAAAAGTCCTATGTGCCCAAGCTTCACAAGGGTGATGTAAAGGATAAATTTGAAGCTATGCAGAAagcaagggaagaaagaaatcaaaggaGATCTAGAgatgaaaagcaaagaagaaaagaacaataTGTTAGAGAGAGAGAATGGAACAGGAGAAAGCAGGAG ATGAAAGAACTGCTTGGATCTGATGAAGAGGATGACACCAAACTAACTAAAACAGAAAAGGGTTATGTTCCAAAGCTCATAG GAACTGTTAAAGGCAAGTTTGCAGAAATGGAGAAGCAAaggcaagaagaagaaagaaaaagaacagaagaagaaagaaagcgCAGAATTGAACAAGATATgattgagaaaagaaaaattcaaagagAATTGGCAAAAAAGGCACAGGAG ATTGATGACTTTAACAATACGGGAACTGAATCAGCAGCTGAG GAAGGGGATGATTCACTGCTAGTTACAGTAGTGCCTGTAAAAAGCACCAGGAAGATGAAAATAATCTCTGAGAACACAGGAAAGGAGAGAGCAGAACAAAGAAAGACACAGGATGAAGAAATGGCACTAAAAGATGAGGAACAAAACCAACTCCTTAAGGAACCCAAGTGCCTTTCATTAGTCCAG ggtgaaaatgaaaacagtgaaaCTCAAGATCCTCTGTCTCCTGGTAAGCTTAAAGTCACATTTGAAGAACTGGAAAGACAAAGACAGGAGAACCAAAGGCGGCAAGCTGAGGAAGAAGCAAGGCAGCGCTTGGAAGAGGAAAAACGTGCCTTTGAGGAAGCCAGGCAGAGAATG ATAAATGAAGGTGGTGATGAAGAATCTGAAAATGCTGTTAAAGAATTCCGCCCTGGTAAACTCAGACTCAGTTTTGAGGAGATAGAAagacagaggagagaagaggaaaagaggaaagcagaagagGATGCACGACGACGCatagaggaggagaaaagagcaTTTGCTGAAGCAAGGAAGAACATG GTGCTGGATGATGAATCACCGGAAATGTTTAAAACCTTTTCTCAAGAATCTCTCGTACCTGGTaaactggaaattaattttgaagagttgctgaaacaaaaaatggaggaggaaaagaggcgCACAGAAGAAGAGCGTAGGCAAAAGTTGGAAATGGAAAGGCAAGAATTTCAACAGCTGAGACAAGAAATGGGAGAG CTGGAAGAAGAGTCTGAAACTTTCGAGCTAAGCAAAGAATATGAAGAATTGATAAAGCTAAAAAGAAGCGGTTCTATCCAGGCAAAGAACTTAAAAAGCAAGTTTGAAAAAATAGGACAACTGTCTcaagaagaaatacagaagaagaTTGAAGAAGAGCGAGCAAAGAGAAGAGCCATGGATAAAGAAATCAGAGAAAGGGAAGCTGAAAAATTTCAAGAG GATGACGACGTAGATGTGAGACCAGCCATGAAATCTGAGGCTCCATTTACTCACAAAGTCAACATGAAGGCTCGTTTTGAGCAAATGGCAAGAGCCAGAGAagaagaggagcagaggaggattGAGGAACAGAAATTACTACGCATGCAGTTCGAACAAAAAGAAATCGATGCAGCATTACAAAAG aaaagggaagaggaagaagaagaagagggaagCATTATTAATGGTTCTACTTGTGAAGATGAGGATCAAGCTCGATCTGGAGCTCCCTGGTTCAAGAAGTCACTGAAAAACACATCAGTTGTTGATGGCGAGCCAGTGAGATTCACAGTTAAAATCACTGGAGAACCAAAACCTGAAGTTACATGGTGGTTTGAAGGGGAAATGTTGCAGGACTCTGAGGACTATCAATATATTGAAAGAGGAGAAACCTACTGCCTTTACTTGCCAGAAACCTTCCCAGAAGATGAAGGGGAATATATGTGTAAAGCAGTCAACAATAGAGGCTCAGCTGCTAGCACCTGTATTCTCACCATTGAAAGTAAGAGCTAG